A window of Gloeomargarita sp. SKYB120 contains these coding sequences:
- the nusA gene encoding transcription termination factor NusA — translation MSIINLPNLKELIDEISRTHNLPKAELQEALREALLKGYEKHRRAKELNKREFSDDYFRNFDVELDLEEGGFRILAEKTIVEEVKDPDHEVALAEVKPFIPEAQVGGTVVLDVSPDDRRELGRMAAMQTKQVFHQLLRELKRRLIQEEFQDLEGTVLSGRILRFERGSWIVGVTSGYNQTEVEAELPKKEQLPNDNYRPGATYKFYLKQVHTGPHKGPQLVVSRADAGLVVYLFANEVPEMEDEIVRIVAVAREANPPTPKVGPRTKIAVDTLDRDVDPVGACIGARGSRIQAVVNELRGEKIDVVRWSPDPATYIANALSPAQVEAVRLVDPDGRQAHVLVDEKQLSLAIGKEGQNVRLAARLTGWKIDIKDKNKYDAAAEDARIQEIIAERERQREQAAD, via the coding sequence ATGTCTATCATCAATCTCCCGAATTTGAAGGAACTGATTGACGAAATTAGTCGCACGCACAACCTGCCCAAAGCCGAGTTGCAGGAGGCGCTCCGCGAGGCGCTGCTGAAGGGATACGAAAAACACCGGCGGGCCAAGGAGTTGAACAAACGGGAATTCAGCGATGACTATTTCCGCAACTTTGATGTGGAGCTGGACCTGGAGGAAGGCGGGTTTCGCATTCTGGCGGAAAAAACGATTGTGGAGGAAGTGAAAGACCCGGACCACGAGGTGGCGCTGGCGGAAGTCAAACCGTTTATCCCCGAAGCCCAGGTGGGGGGTACGGTGGTGTTGGATGTGTCGCCCGACGACCGGCGCGAACTGGGACGCATGGCGGCGATGCAGACCAAACAGGTGTTTCACCAACTGCTGCGGGAACTCAAGCGCCGTTTGATCCAAGAAGAATTCCAAGACTTGGAAGGCACGGTGTTGTCGGGGCGGATTCTCCGGTTTGAACGGGGGTCCTGGATTGTTGGCGTGACCAGCGGTTACAACCAGACCGAAGTGGAGGCGGAGTTACCCAAGAAAGAGCAATTGCCGAACGACAATTACCGCCCCGGCGCCACCTACAAGTTCTACCTGAAGCAGGTGCATACAGGCCCCCACAAGGGTCCCCAACTAGTGGTTTCGCGAGCAGATGCGGGGTTGGTGGTGTACCTGTTTGCCAACGAAGTGCCGGAGATGGAGGACGAAATTGTGCGGATTGTGGCGGTAGCGCGGGAAGCCAATCCCCCTACGCCCAAAGTTGGGCCGCGCACCAAGATTGCTGTTGATACCCTGGACCGAGACGTGGACCCGGTGGGCGCATGTATCGGGGCGCGGGGGTCGCGGATTCAGGCGGTGGTCAACGAACTGCGGGGCGAAAAAATTGACGTGGTGCGGTGGTCTCCCGACCCGGCGACGTATATTGCCAACGCCTTGAGTCCCGCCCAGGTCGAAGCGGTGCGCCTGGTGGACCCGGATGGCCGCCAAGCCCACGTGCTGGTGGATGAAAAGCAGTTGAGCCTAGCCATCGGCAAAGAAGGGCAAAATGTCCGGCTGGCGGCGCGGTTGACGGGCTGGAAGATTGACATCAAGGACAAAAACAAGTACGACGCGGCGGCGGAAGATGCCCGGATTCAGGAAATCATCGCCGAGCGGGAACGCCAGCGCGAACAGGCAGCCGATTAG